From the Prochlorococcus marinus CUG1416 genome, the window GAACCTAAAAATAATTAAAATTAAAGTTTTGAGTAATGATGATATTAATAATGAAAAAATAAGTTTCATGAGAAATTATCCCATGCCAGGTATTATTCTAGCTGTCATAGAAAATGAAGGAATAATAATTTCAACTAAAACTGAACCGATTATTTTGATAGAAGCAAAACTTGAAGGCAAAAACATATCTAGCAAAAAGCAATTGATACAACAGTTAAAGCCCTCAGTAGGTGAATATCTCTCAGATTAAGTTTTAAATTCTCTTTTTAGAGAATCCCCAAATGAAAGCAAAAAGAATCAAAATATAAAAATAATAGTCTGGAAGAATAGATTCTTTAATTAACGTATTTATTAAAAGTTTAATCCCAACAATTAAAATTGCTACGTAACCTGCTGTTTCTAATCTAGAAAATATATCCAGAAGTTTTAGAAAAATCCCCGATGTAAATCTTAAGGCTAATACTCCAATTACTGCTCCAAATATTATTAATATGTATTGATCGCTGATAGCTACTGCAGTAGTGATACTGTCTATGGAAAATGCAAAATCAGTAATTGAGAGAAGTGCTACAACCCTTAAGAACTTAAAATTATTTTTATTATTATCTGTGCCATTTTCGGCATTTTCTATTTCAGAATTAAAAAAAACATTAGAGAAGAATAAATATATTAAATAAAAACCAGCAAAAACCCTAATAAAAATAAACTTGAGAAGAACATTAGATAAAATGATGAGAATAATTCTAAATAATAAAGATATTGTAATACCAATATTTAAGGCTCTTGACCTTAATTCCGAACTGTCGAGGGATTTAGTAAGAGAAGCTAGTGCGACAGCATTATCAGCCGATAATAATAACTCTAGTGCAATTAATATTGGTAAAAGTGTAAAGATTTCGTACCAACTGTCTACTTGATCTAGTGTGG encodes:
- a CDS encoding TerC family protein gives rise to the protein MDSAAINSFIPTLDQVDSWYEIFTLLPILIALELLLSADNAVALASLTKSLDSSELRSRALNIGITISLLFRIILIILSNVLLKFIFIRVFAGFYLIYLFFSNVFFNSEIENAENGTDNNKNNFKFLRVVALLSITDFAFSIDSITTAVAISDQYILIIFGAVIGVLALRFTSGIFLKLLDIFSRLETAGYVAILIVGIKLLINTLIKESILPDYYFYILILFAFIWGFSKKRI